In a genomic window of Helianthus annuus cultivar XRQ/B chromosome 10, HanXRQr2.0-SUNRISE, whole genome shotgun sequence:
- the LOC110886023 gene encoding kinesin-like protein KIN-14Q isoform X3 produces MEHNRFDPLLLTDVPIQQLQNQRQPKPETHMFFQPSVMAESDDLCFSKIEECSLQNGACEAFKDKDCMDPIGNDVLDEISWRDLSSIAIGNDQDVLDDGNVKKEISWGDSISEEIGTKDVLDDGNVKKENSWGDSISEEVGTEDVLNNGNVKKEISWVDSISEEIGTEDVPDNGNVKKEISWRNSISEAIGTEDVLMDENVTKSHPDLVICSGSPDIPNQTYEDSPKLLKQSSLELSFENGITEGPKMKDYSHNTNEDLGSSEASFELLPLASCEENDEECDELMKAKRALETMKRENERKSKECEEALKALRELQNELMRKSMHVGSLAFAVEGQVKEKSKWFSSLRDMSRKLKIMKMDQIKLLEEAEAYKKHAADMNDMSCIIQSRINEQVTQHEQLKNRFNEGAKERKELYNKIQELKGNIRVFCRCRPLNSEEIAEGASMAFDFEASKDGELRVKSNVAFKKNFKFDSVFGPEANQVDVFEDTSSFATSVLDGYNVCIFAYGQTGTGKTFTMEGTNENRGVNFRTLEELFRVINERKNQIRYEISVSVMEVYNEQIRDLLLPSSQPGVAAKRLEIRQVGEGLHHVPGLVEAAVSNMGEVWEVLKTGSSSRAVGSTNANEHSSRSHCIHCVMVKGENLVSGECTRSKLWLVDLAGSERVAKTEVQGERLKETQNINRSLSALGDVISALATKSPHIPFRNSKLTHLLQDSLGGDSKTLMFVQISPNENDLSESLCSLNFASRVRGIELGPAKKQVESAEVLKYKQMAERYKNEMKNKDLQIKKMEDNVHGLDVKLKEKELKNKILQDKVKELESQLLVERKLARQHVDTKIAEQQMKQQKDDAVSTLSRHPLASKPLNATKINEESKENQSNIVQQPPLVDKNTAYKLPAPFPPARDLVNLDDNMENENENENEKENNPYLPEPFKIPKRTGRASICTTSQRVAVRSVLPRRNSLIPLPTTLAPAKFVPPLPSIESENEHEDRPERCVEPDSPKRSNGSGKKLMSALRRSFNKKNQMKSPLQQYARRAGGLNVPVDRVRVSIGSRARMGHRLVANGRRIKQQNNCMDKERRWNIGKGGL; encoded by the exons ATGGAACATAACCGATTTGACCCACTTCTACTCACTGATGTTCCCATACAGCAACTGCAAAACCAACGCCAACCGAAACCCGAAACCCATATGTTCTTTCAGCCGTCTGTGATGGCAGAATCTGATGATCTGTGTTTTAGCAAGATTGAAG AATGTTCTTTGCAAAATGGGGCTTGTGAAGCATTTAAGGATAAAGATTGTATGGATCCTATTGGAAATGATGTTCTTGATG AAATTTCTTGGAGGGATTTAAGCTCAATTGCAATTGGGAATGATCAAGATGTTCTTGATGATGGAAATGtgaaaaaag AAATTTCATGGGGGGACTCAATCTCAGAAGAAATTGGGACTAAAGATGTTCTTGATGATGGAAATGTGAAAAAAG AAAATTCATGGGGGGACTCAATCTCAGAAGAAGTTGGGACTGAAGATGTTCTTAataatggaaatgtgaaaaaaG AAATTTCATGGGTGGACTCAATCTCAGAAGAAATTGGGACTGAAGATGTTCCTGataatggaaatgtgaaaaaaG AAATTTCATGGAGGAACTCAATCTCAGAAGCAATTGGGACTGAAGATGTTCTTATGGATGAGAATGTGACAAAAA GTCATCCCGATTTAGTTATATGCTCCGGATCGCCTGACATCCCTAACCAAACTTATGAAGATTCACCGAAGTTATTAAAACAGTCATCCCTTGAGCTCTCTTTCGAAAACGGTATTACTGAGGGACCCAAGATGAAAGATTACAGTCACAATACAAATGAAGATCTCGGTAGTTCAGAAGCTTCATTTGAGCTCCTTCCATTAGCATCATGTGAA GAAAATGATGAAGAGTGTGATGAGCTGATGAAAGCAAAGAGGGCGTTGGAGACAATGAAGAGGGAAAACGAACGCAAGAgtaaagaatgcgaagaagcgtTAAAGGCGTTAAGAGAGCTTCAAAACGAGTTAATGAGAAAATCGATGCATGTTGGGTCACTCG CTTTTGCGGTTGAGGGTCAAGTGAAAGAAAAGAGTAAATGGTTTTCGTCGTTAAGAGACATGTCAAGAAAACTTAAG ATCATGAAAATGGATCAAATCAAACTGCTAGAAGAGGCAGAGGCTTACAAAAAACATGCTGCGGATATGAATGACATGAGTTGTATCATTCAATCAAGAA TCAACGAACAAGTTACACAACATGAACAACTCAAGAACCGATTTAACGAAGGAGCTAAAGAAAGGAAAGAACTGTACAACAAAATCCAAGAGTTAAAAG GGAATATTAGAGTATTTTGTCGGTGTAGGCCTTTGAACTCAGAAGAGATTGCTGAAGGAGCTTCAATGGCATTTGATTTTGAAGCTTCTAAAGACGGTGAACTTAGAGTAAAATCAAATGTAGCATTTAAAAAGAACTTCAAATTTGATTCAGTTTTTGGCCCCGAAGCAAACCAAG tcgatgttttcgaGGATACGTCATCGTTTGCAACCTCGGTTCTTGACGGGTACAACGTGTGCATATTTGCGTATGGACAAACTGGAACCGGAAAGACTTTTACAATGGAGGGTACGAACGAAAACCGAGGAGTTAATTTCAGGACTCTTGAAGAATTATTCCGTGTGATTAACGAACGCAAGAATCAAATCCGGTATGAGATATCCGTAAGTGTTATGGAAGTTTATAATGAGCAGATTCGCGATTTACTACTTCCAAGTTCACAGCCAGGAGTTGCTGCAAAGAG GCTTGAGATTAGACAAGTCGGTGAAGGGTTGCACCATGTTCCGGGCCTCGTTGAGGCTGCGGTGAGCAACATGGGTGAAGTTTGGGAGGTTTTGAAAACCGGGAGTAGTTCAAGGGCGGTTGGGTCAACCAACGCTAATGAGCATAGTAGCCGATCTCATTG TATACATTGTGTGATGGTTAAAGGGGAAAACTTGGTGAGTGGAGAATGCACAAGGAGCAAGCTTTGGCTAGTTGATTTAGCAGGAAGTGAACGGGTCGCGAAAACCGAGGTACAAGGAGAAAGACTCAAAGAAACCCAAAATATAAACCGATCGCTTTCGGCACTTGGAGATGTTATATCCGCTTTAGCAACTAAGAGCCCACACATCCCCTTTAG AAACTCAAAGCTCACTCATTTGCTTCAAGACTCTCTAG GTGGAGACTCGAAGACGCTAATGTTTGTGCAGATTAGTCCCAACGAGAACGATTTAAGCGAATCACTTTGCTCCCTCAACTTTGCAAGCAGAGTGAGAGGAATAGAATTGGGTCCTGCAAAGAAGCAAGTAGAAAGCGCGGAAGTTTTAAAATATAAACAAATG GCCGAGAGGTACAAGAACGAGATGAAGAACAAAGATCTACAGATCAAGAAAATGGAAGATAACGTTCATGGTTTAGACgtgaagttgaaagaaaaagagttgaaaaacaagattTTGCAAGATAAG GTTAAAGAACTAGAATCACAGCTTTTGGTTGAGAGAAAACTCGCACGCCAACATGTTGACACAAAGATAGCGGAACAGCAAATGAAACAACAGAAGGATGACGCGGTTTCCACACTTTCAAGACATCCGCTAGCTTCTAAACCGTTGAACGCAACGAAAATCAATGAAGAAAGCAAGGAAAACCAATCAAACATCGTTCAACAACCACCGCTTGTTGACAAGAACACCGCGTACAAACTACCCGCACCCTTTCCTCCAGCACGCGACCTTGTCAATCTAGACGACAATATGGAAAATGAAAACGAGAacgaaaatgaaaaagaaaacaacCCGTATTTGCCTGAACCGTTCAAGATTCCGAAACGAACTGGTAGAGCTTCCATTTGCACAACTTCACAACGGGTTGCAGTGAGATCGGTATTACCACGAAGAAACTCTTTGATCCCGCTGCCAACTACTCTAGCACCGGCCAAATTCGTGCCGCCATTGCCATCAATAGAAAGTGAAAATGAGCATGAGGATCGACCCGAGCGTTGTGTGGAGCCAGACAGTCCCAAAAGAAGCAATGGCAGTGGGAAGAAACTGATGAGCGCGTTGAGACGAAGCTTTAACAAGAAAAACCAAATGAAATCTCCATTGCAACAATATGCGAGAAGAGCGGGTGGCTTGAATGTCCCGGTGGACCGGGTCAGGGTTTCTATTGGCTCACGAGCGCGTATGGGTCATAGGCTCGTCGCCAATGGACGAAGAATAAAACAGCAGAACAACTGTATGGACAAGGAAAGAAGATGGAACATTGGCAAAGGAGGACTTTGA
- the LOC110886023 gene encoding kinesin-like protein KIN-14Q isoform X6, whose amino-acid sequence MEHNRFDPLLLTDVPIQQLQNQRQPKPETHMFFQPSVMAESDDLCFSKIEECSLQNGACEAFKDKDCMDPIGNDVLDEISWRDLSSIAIGNDQDVLDDGNVKKEISWGDSISEEIGTKDVLDDGNVKKEISWVDSISEEIGTEDVPDNGNVKKEISWRNSISEAIGTEDVLMDENVTKSHPDLVICSGSPDIPNQTYEDSPKLLKQSSLELSFENGITEGPKMKDYSHNTNEDLGSSEASFELLPLASCEENDEECDELMKAKRALETMKRENERKSKECEEALKALRELQNELMRKSMHVGSLAFAVEGQVKEKSKWFSSLRDMSRKLKIMKMDQIKLLEEAEAYKKHAADMNDMSCIIQSRINEQVTQHEQLKNRFNEGAKERKELYNKIQELKGNIRVFCRCRPLNSEEIAEGASMAFDFEASKDGELRVKSNVAFKKNFKFDSVFGPEANQVDVFEDTSSFATSVLDGYNVCIFAYGQTGTGKTFTMEGTNENRGVNFRTLEELFRVINERKNQIRYEISVSVMEVYNEQIRDLLLPSSQPGVAAKRLEIRQVGEGLHHVPGLVEAAVSNMGEVWEVLKTGSSSRAVGSTNANEHSSRSHCIHCVMVKGENLVSGECTRSKLWLVDLAGSERVAKTEVQGERLKETQNINRSLSALGDVISALATKSPHIPFRNSKLTHLLQDSLGGDSKTLMFVQISPNENDLSESLCSLNFASRVRGIELGPAKKQVESAEVLKYKQMAERYKNEMKNKDLQIKKMEDNVHGLDVKLKEKELKNKILQDKVKELESQLLVERKLARQHVDTKIAEQQMKQQKDDAVSTLSRHPLASKPLNATKINEESKENQSNIVQQPPLVDKNTAYKLPAPFPPARDLVNLDDNMENENENENEKENNPYLPEPFKIPKRTGRASICTTSQRVAVRSVLPRRNSLIPLPTTLAPAKFVPPLPSIESENEHEDRPERCVEPDSPKRSNGSGKKLMSALRRSFNKKNQMKSPLQQYARRAGGLNVPVDRVRVSIGSRARMGHRLVANGRRIKQQNNCMDKERRWNIGKGGL is encoded by the exons ATGGAACATAACCGATTTGACCCACTTCTACTCACTGATGTTCCCATACAGCAACTGCAAAACCAACGCCAACCGAAACCCGAAACCCATATGTTCTTTCAGCCGTCTGTGATGGCAGAATCTGATGATCTGTGTTTTAGCAAGATTGAAG AATGTTCTTTGCAAAATGGGGCTTGTGAAGCATTTAAGGATAAAGATTGTATGGATCCTATTGGAAATGATGTTCTTGATG AAATTTCTTGGAGGGATTTAAGCTCAATTGCAATTGGGAATGATCAAGATGTTCTTGATGATGGAAATGtgaaaaaag AAATTTCATGGGGGGACTCAATCTCAGAAGAAATTGGGACTAAAGATGTTCTTGATGATGGAAATGTGAAAAAAG AAATTTCATGGGTGGACTCAATCTCAGAAGAAATTGGGACTGAAGATGTTCCTGataatggaaatgtgaaaaaaG AAATTTCATGGAGGAACTCAATCTCAGAAGCAATTGGGACTGAAGATGTTCTTATGGATGAGAATGTGACAAAAA GTCATCCCGATTTAGTTATATGCTCCGGATCGCCTGACATCCCTAACCAAACTTATGAAGATTCACCGAAGTTATTAAAACAGTCATCCCTTGAGCTCTCTTTCGAAAACGGTATTACTGAGGGACCCAAGATGAAAGATTACAGTCACAATACAAATGAAGATCTCGGTAGTTCAGAAGCTTCATTTGAGCTCCTTCCATTAGCATCATGTGAA GAAAATGATGAAGAGTGTGATGAGCTGATGAAAGCAAAGAGGGCGTTGGAGACAATGAAGAGGGAAAACGAACGCAAGAgtaaagaatgcgaagaagcgtTAAAGGCGTTAAGAGAGCTTCAAAACGAGTTAATGAGAAAATCGATGCATGTTGGGTCACTCG CTTTTGCGGTTGAGGGTCAAGTGAAAGAAAAGAGTAAATGGTTTTCGTCGTTAAGAGACATGTCAAGAAAACTTAAG ATCATGAAAATGGATCAAATCAAACTGCTAGAAGAGGCAGAGGCTTACAAAAAACATGCTGCGGATATGAATGACATGAGTTGTATCATTCAATCAAGAA TCAACGAACAAGTTACACAACATGAACAACTCAAGAACCGATTTAACGAAGGAGCTAAAGAAAGGAAAGAACTGTACAACAAAATCCAAGAGTTAAAAG GGAATATTAGAGTATTTTGTCGGTGTAGGCCTTTGAACTCAGAAGAGATTGCTGAAGGAGCTTCAATGGCATTTGATTTTGAAGCTTCTAAAGACGGTGAACTTAGAGTAAAATCAAATGTAGCATTTAAAAAGAACTTCAAATTTGATTCAGTTTTTGGCCCCGAAGCAAACCAAG tcgatgttttcgaGGATACGTCATCGTTTGCAACCTCGGTTCTTGACGGGTACAACGTGTGCATATTTGCGTATGGACAAACTGGAACCGGAAAGACTTTTACAATGGAGGGTACGAACGAAAACCGAGGAGTTAATTTCAGGACTCTTGAAGAATTATTCCGTGTGATTAACGAACGCAAGAATCAAATCCGGTATGAGATATCCGTAAGTGTTATGGAAGTTTATAATGAGCAGATTCGCGATTTACTACTTCCAAGTTCACAGCCAGGAGTTGCTGCAAAGAG GCTTGAGATTAGACAAGTCGGTGAAGGGTTGCACCATGTTCCGGGCCTCGTTGAGGCTGCGGTGAGCAACATGGGTGAAGTTTGGGAGGTTTTGAAAACCGGGAGTAGTTCAAGGGCGGTTGGGTCAACCAACGCTAATGAGCATAGTAGCCGATCTCATTG TATACATTGTGTGATGGTTAAAGGGGAAAACTTGGTGAGTGGAGAATGCACAAGGAGCAAGCTTTGGCTAGTTGATTTAGCAGGAAGTGAACGGGTCGCGAAAACCGAGGTACAAGGAGAAAGACTCAAAGAAACCCAAAATATAAACCGATCGCTTTCGGCACTTGGAGATGTTATATCCGCTTTAGCAACTAAGAGCCCACACATCCCCTTTAG AAACTCAAAGCTCACTCATTTGCTTCAAGACTCTCTAG GTGGAGACTCGAAGACGCTAATGTTTGTGCAGATTAGTCCCAACGAGAACGATTTAAGCGAATCACTTTGCTCCCTCAACTTTGCAAGCAGAGTGAGAGGAATAGAATTGGGTCCTGCAAAGAAGCAAGTAGAAAGCGCGGAAGTTTTAAAATATAAACAAATG GCCGAGAGGTACAAGAACGAGATGAAGAACAAAGATCTACAGATCAAGAAAATGGAAGATAACGTTCATGGTTTAGACgtgaagttgaaagaaaaagagttgaaaaacaagattTTGCAAGATAAG GTTAAAGAACTAGAATCACAGCTTTTGGTTGAGAGAAAACTCGCACGCCAACATGTTGACACAAAGATAGCGGAACAGCAAATGAAACAACAGAAGGATGACGCGGTTTCCACACTTTCAAGACATCCGCTAGCTTCTAAACCGTTGAACGCAACGAAAATCAATGAAGAAAGCAAGGAAAACCAATCAAACATCGTTCAACAACCACCGCTTGTTGACAAGAACACCGCGTACAAACTACCCGCACCCTTTCCTCCAGCACGCGACCTTGTCAATCTAGACGACAATATGGAAAATGAAAACGAGAacgaaaatgaaaaagaaaacaacCCGTATTTGCCTGAACCGTTCAAGATTCCGAAACGAACTGGTAGAGCTTCCATTTGCACAACTTCACAACGGGTTGCAGTGAGATCGGTATTACCACGAAGAAACTCTTTGATCCCGCTGCCAACTACTCTAGCACCGGCCAAATTCGTGCCGCCATTGCCATCAATAGAAAGTGAAAATGAGCATGAGGATCGACCCGAGCGTTGTGTGGAGCCAGACAGTCCCAAAAGAAGCAATGGCAGTGGGAAGAAACTGATGAGCGCGTTGAGACGAAGCTTTAACAAGAAAAACCAAATGAAATCTCCATTGCAACAATATGCGAGAAGAGCGGGTGGCTTGAATGTCCCGGTGGACCGGGTCAGGGTTTCTATTGGCTCACGAGCGCGTATGGGTCATAGGCTCGTCGCCAATGGACGAAGAATAAAACAGCAGAACAACTGTATGGACAAGGAAAGAAGATGGAACATTGGCAAAGGAGGACTTTGA
- the LOC110886023 gene encoding kinesin-like protein KIN-14Q isoform X5, whose protein sequence is MEHNRFDPLLLTDVPIQQLQNQRQPKPETHMFFQPSVMAESDDLCFSKIEECSLQNGACEAFKDKDCMDPIGNDVLDEISWRDLSSIAIGNDQDVLDDGNVKKEISWGDSISEEIGTKDVLDDGNVKKEISWGDSVLEEIVTEDVLDDLNVKKEISWRNSISEAIGTEDVLMDENVTKSHPDLVICSGSPDIPNQTYEDSPKLLKQSSLELSFENGITEGPKMKDYSHNTNEDLGSSEASFELLPLASCEENDEECDELMKAKRALETMKRENERKSKECEEALKALRELQNELMRKSMHVGSLAFAVEGQVKEKSKWFSSLRDMSRKLKIMKMDQIKLLEEAEAYKKHAADMNDMSCIIQSRINEQVTQHEQLKNRFNEGAKERKELYNKIQELKGNIRVFCRCRPLNSEEIAEGASMAFDFEASKDGELRVKSNVAFKKNFKFDSVFGPEANQVDVFEDTSSFATSVLDGYNVCIFAYGQTGTGKTFTMEGTNENRGVNFRTLEELFRVINERKNQIRYEISVSVMEVYNEQIRDLLLPSSQPGVAAKRLEIRQVGEGLHHVPGLVEAAVSNMGEVWEVLKTGSSSRAVGSTNANEHSSRSHCIHCVMVKGENLVSGECTRSKLWLVDLAGSERVAKTEVQGERLKETQNINRSLSALGDVISALATKSPHIPFRNSKLTHLLQDSLGGDSKTLMFVQISPNENDLSESLCSLNFASRVRGIELGPAKKQVESAEVLKYKQMAERYKNEMKNKDLQIKKMEDNVHGLDVKLKEKELKNKILQDKVKELESQLLVERKLARQHVDTKIAEQQMKQQKDDAVSTLSRHPLASKPLNATKINEESKENQSNIVQQPPLVDKNTAYKLPAPFPPARDLVNLDDNMENENENENEKENNPYLPEPFKIPKRTGRASICTTSQRVAVRSVLPRRNSLIPLPTTLAPAKFVPPLPSIESENEHEDRPERCVEPDSPKRSNGSGKKLMSALRRSFNKKNQMKSPLQQYARRAGGLNVPVDRVRVSIGSRARMGHRLVANGRRIKQQNNCMDKERRWNIGKGGL, encoded by the exons ATGGAACATAACCGATTTGACCCACTTCTACTCACTGATGTTCCCATACAGCAACTGCAAAACCAACGCCAACCGAAACCCGAAACCCATATGTTCTTTCAGCCGTCTGTGATGGCAGAATCTGATGATCTGTGTTTTAGCAAGATTGAAG AATGTTCTTTGCAAAATGGGGCTTGTGAAGCATTTAAGGATAAAGATTGTATGGATCCTATTGGAAATGATGTTCTTGATG AAATTTCTTGGAGGGATTTAAGCTCAATTGCAATTGGGAATGATCAAGATGTTCTTGATGATGGAAATGtgaaaaaag AAATTTCATGGGGGGACTCAATCTCAGAAGAAATTGGGACTAAAGATGTTCTTGATGATGGAAATGTGAAAAAAG AAATTTCATGGGGGGACTCAGTTTTAGAAGAAATTGTGACTGAAGATGTTCTTGATGATTTAAATGTGAAAAAAG AAATTTCATGGAGGAACTCAATCTCAGAAGCAATTGGGACTGAAGATGTTCTTATGGATGAGAATGTGACAAAAA GTCATCCCGATTTAGTTATATGCTCCGGATCGCCTGACATCCCTAACCAAACTTATGAAGATTCACCGAAGTTATTAAAACAGTCATCCCTTGAGCTCTCTTTCGAAAACGGTATTACTGAGGGACCCAAGATGAAAGATTACAGTCACAATACAAATGAAGATCTCGGTAGTTCAGAAGCTTCATTTGAGCTCCTTCCATTAGCATCATGTGAA GAAAATGATGAAGAGTGTGATGAGCTGATGAAAGCAAAGAGGGCGTTGGAGACAATGAAGAGGGAAAACGAACGCAAGAgtaaagaatgcgaagaagcgtTAAAGGCGTTAAGAGAGCTTCAAAACGAGTTAATGAGAAAATCGATGCATGTTGGGTCACTCG CTTTTGCGGTTGAGGGTCAAGTGAAAGAAAAGAGTAAATGGTTTTCGTCGTTAAGAGACATGTCAAGAAAACTTAAG ATCATGAAAATGGATCAAATCAAACTGCTAGAAGAGGCAGAGGCTTACAAAAAACATGCTGCGGATATGAATGACATGAGTTGTATCATTCAATCAAGAA TCAACGAACAAGTTACACAACATGAACAACTCAAGAACCGATTTAACGAAGGAGCTAAAGAAAGGAAAGAACTGTACAACAAAATCCAAGAGTTAAAAG GGAATATTAGAGTATTTTGTCGGTGTAGGCCTTTGAACTCAGAAGAGATTGCTGAAGGAGCTTCAATGGCATTTGATTTTGAAGCTTCTAAAGACGGTGAACTTAGAGTAAAATCAAATGTAGCATTTAAAAAGAACTTCAAATTTGATTCAGTTTTTGGCCCCGAAGCAAACCAAG tcgatgttttcgaGGATACGTCATCGTTTGCAACCTCGGTTCTTGACGGGTACAACGTGTGCATATTTGCGTATGGACAAACTGGAACCGGAAAGACTTTTACAATGGAGGGTACGAACGAAAACCGAGGAGTTAATTTCAGGACTCTTGAAGAATTATTCCGTGTGATTAACGAACGCAAGAATCAAATCCGGTATGAGATATCCGTAAGTGTTATGGAAGTTTATAATGAGCAGATTCGCGATTTACTACTTCCAAGTTCACAGCCAGGAGTTGCTGCAAAGAG GCTTGAGATTAGACAAGTCGGTGAAGGGTTGCACCATGTTCCGGGCCTCGTTGAGGCTGCGGTGAGCAACATGGGTGAAGTTTGGGAGGTTTTGAAAACCGGGAGTAGTTCAAGGGCGGTTGGGTCAACCAACGCTAATGAGCATAGTAGCCGATCTCATTG TATACATTGTGTGATGGTTAAAGGGGAAAACTTGGTGAGTGGAGAATGCACAAGGAGCAAGCTTTGGCTAGTTGATTTAGCAGGAAGTGAACGGGTCGCGAAAACCGAGGTACAAGGAGAAAGACTCAAAGAAACCCAAAATATAAACCGATCGCTTTCGGCACTTGGAGATGTTATATCCGCTTTAGCAACTAAGAGCCCACACATCCCCTTTAG AAACTCAAAGCTCACTCATTTGCTTCAAGACTCTCTAG GTGGAGACTCGAAGACGCTAATGTTTGTGCAGATTAGTCCCAACGAGAACGATTTAAGCGAATCACTTTGCTCCCTCAACTTTGCAAGCAGAGTGAGAGGAATAGAATTGGGTCCTGCAAAGAAGCAAGTAGAAAGCGCGGAAGTTTTAAAATATAAACAAATG GCCGAGAGGTACAAGAACGAGATGAAGAACAAAGATCTACAGATCAAGAAAATGGAAGATAACGTTCATGGTTTAGACgtgaagttgaaagaaaaagagttgaaaaacaagattTTGCAAGATAAG GTTAAAGAACTAGAATCACAGCTTTTGGTTGAGAGAAAACTCGCACGCCAACATGTTGACACAAAGATAGCGGAACAGCAAATGAAACAACAGAAGGATGACGCGGTTTCCACACTTTCAAGACATCCGCTAGCTTCTAAACCGTTGAACGCAACGAAAATCAATGAAGAAAGCAAGGAAAACCAATCAAACATCGTTCAACAACCACCGCTTGTTGACAAGAACACCGCGTACAAACTACCCGCACCCTTTCCTCCAGCACGCGACCTTGTCAATCTAGACGACAATATGGAAAATGAAAACGAGAacgaaaatgaaaaagaaaacaacCCGTATTTGCCTGAACCGTTCAAGATTCCGAAACGAACTGGTAGAGCTTCCATTTGCACAACTTCACAACGGGTTGCAGTGAGATCGGTATTACCACGAAGAAACTCTTTGATCCCGCTGCCAACTACTCTAGCACCGGCCAAATTCGTGCCGCCATTGCCATCAATAGAAAGTGAAAATGAGCATGAGGATCGACCCGAGCGTTGTGTGGAGCCAGACAGTCCCAAAAGAAGCAATGGCAGTGGGAAGAAACTGATGAGCGCGTTGAGACGAAGCTTTAACAAGAAAAACCAAATGAAATCTCCATTGCAACAATATGCGAGAAGAGCGGGTGGCTTGAATGTCCCGGTGGACCGGGTCAGGGTTTCTATTGGCTCACGAGCGCGTATGGGTCATAGGCTCGTCGCCAATGGACGAAGAATAAAACAGCAGAACAACTGTATGGACAAGGAAAGAAGATGGAACATTGGCAAAGGAGGACTTTGA